One part of the Treponema sp. OMZ 787 genome encodes these proteins:
- a CDS encoding YncE family protein yields MKLLIYYSCFVKKFLLLSCFFLVSAFGFADFTFELNLQPFKNAEFFADDQKVVPKLLSSDKTLGLLQFSLKDSARTLVIKKEGFRIQTLDLTSIQNKKAFLVLSPVNSKYDVVKVFPTGKKPKSVTFVNNNTVAAALLDGSGIDIINIETGNTKRISPPKEYAEKFGFVESLVLKHKNELWVSQMPTASIHIFDLTSFEYKRTIKTSGTWSKVMAYNAALDKVYLSNWTSQDISIIDPSTYKEEKKIKTKAVPRGMAFSQDGKFIYCAQFEDAAGNSQCKLIKKSLSDYKTVYEGGVRGAKRHIVTDYERKLIYVSDMRNKIVEVYSSEKDELVASIKVFDNPNTIQLSPDKKLLYVSCRGPNNPEKGYLYKGHVFGRLDIIDTKTLTRIESIEAGNQPTGLDVSPDGKKIVLSDFLDNRIRVYELRPSLLE; encoded by the coding sequence ATGAAATTGTTAATCTATTATTCGTGTTTTGTAAAAAAGTTTTTGTTGTTATCATGTTTTTTTCTTGTTTCGGCATTCGGTTTTGCAGATTTTACATTTGAGCTAAATCTTCAGCCTTTTAAAAATGCGGAATTCTTTGCTGATGATCAAAAAGTTGTCCCTAAGCTTCTATCTTCTGATAAGACCTTGGGCCTTTTGCAGTTTAGCTTAAAAGATTCGGCTCGTACTCTTGTTATAAAAAAGGAAGGCTTCCGTATTCAGACTTTGGATTTGACTTCAATTCAAAACAAAAAAGCCTTTTTAGTCCTTTCTCCGGTAAATTCAAAATACGATGTAGTTAAGGTTTTTCCTACAGGAAAAAAGCCTAAGAGCGTAACCTTTGTAAACAATAATACCGTTGCAGCAGCCCTTCTTGACGGATCGGGCATCGATATTATAAATATTGAAACCGGAAATACAAAAAGAATTTCGCCCCCAAAAGAATATGCCGAAAAATTCGGCTTTGTAGAATCGCTTGTGTTAAAACACAAAAACGAATTATGGGTCAGTCAGATGCCTACGGCTTCAATTCACATCTTTGATCTTACGTCTTTTGAATATAAAAGGACTATAAAGACTTCAGGCACTTGGAGTAAGGTCATGGCCTATAATGCCGCCCTTGACAAGGTATATTTGAGTAACTGGACCTCACAGGATATAAGCATCATCGATCCTTCAACTTATAAAGAAGAAAAAAAGATAAAAACTAAGGCCGTACCGAGGGGAATGGCTTTTTCGCAAGACGGAAAATTTATCTACTGTGCCCAATTCGAAGATGCGGCCGGCAATTCCCAATGTAAACTTATCAAAAAATCTTTGTCCGATTATAAGACCGTTTACGAGGGCGGGGTAAGGGGAGCAAAGCGGCATATCGTTACAGACTATGAACGCAAACTCATCTATGTTTCCGATATGAGGAACAAGATTGTTGAGGTTTATTCAAGCGAAAAGGATGAACTTGTTGCAAGTATCAAGGTTTTTGATAATCCAAACACAATTCAGCTCTCACCCGATAAAAAACTCCTCTATGTTTCATGCAGGGGACCGAATAATCCTGAGAAGGGATATTTGTACAAGGGCCATGTTTTCGGCCGTCTCGATATAATCGACACAAAGACCCTTACCCGTATCGAAAGCATTGAAGCCGGAAATCAGCCTACAGGTTTGGATGTTTCCCCCGACGGAAAAAAAATAGTCTTATCCGATTTTTTGGATAATCGAATAAGGGTGTATGAACTAAGACCCTCACTACTTGAATAA